Proteins from one Fragaria vesca subsp. vesca linkage group LG6, FraVesHawaii_1.0, whole genome shotgun sequence genomic window:
- the LOC101303238 gene encoding uncharacterized protein LOC101303238, whose protein sequence is MSIVTDELRAKADELYHGDAICQEKSKFLLTEMGLPNGLLPMKDMVECGYIKDTGFVWLKQKKSTTHKFEKVGKLASYATEITASVEKGKIKKLTGVKTKELMIWVSICDIFLDDPPTGKITFKSPTGLFRTFPVSAFELDGPDGGKTVEEHQDVPEAVEV, encoded by the coding sequence ATGTCAATTGTAACTGATGAGTTGAGAGCCAAGGCTGATGAGCTCTACCATGGAGATGCTATCTGCCAGGAGAAGTCGAAGTTCTTGCTCACAGAGATGGGTCTCCCCAACGGTCTCCTCCCCATGAAGGACATGGTGGAATGTGGCTACATCAAAGACACTGGCTTTGTTTGGCTCAAGCAGAAGAAGAGCACCACCCACAAGTTTGAGAAGGTTGGGAAGCTGGCCAGCTATGCAACTGAGATCACAGCCTCTGTTGAGAAGGGCAAGATCAAAAAGCTGACAGGAGTCAAGACCAAGGAGCTCATGATCTGGGTGTCAATCTGTGACATCTTTTTGGATGACCCCCCAACTGGGAAGATCACCTTCAAGTCTCCTACAGGGCTATTCAGGACATTTCCTGTCTCGGCTTTCGAGCTTGATGGACCAGATGGTGGCAAGACTGTGGAGGAACACCAGGACGTCCCGGAAGCTGTGGAAGTCTAG